A genomic window from Anguilla rostrata isolate EN2019 chromosome 14, ASM1855537v3, whole genome shotgun sequence includes:
- the wdr36 gene encoding WD repeat-containing protein 36, protein MSAGYKKGSAIFSGFRALGLYSNHLSHVVRYHKKHQEFYVVTAVGKCFHTYNVKKLGIVAVSNALPEDIAYLAADRMLVFVAHGARVTAFAKNKEAVHTYVGHEADVHLLLPFGDHVISVDRDNTVIIWDVDSEEEYLQITFDKTTFEVSAIMHPSTYLNKILLGSSQGGLQLWNIKSNKLLYSFSGWGSGVTALQQTPAVDVVGVGLTSGHIIIHNIKYDESLMKFQQDWGPVTAISFRTDGHPIMAVGSPLGHIGLWDLEDKKLIGQMRDAHSTAIAGLTFLHSEPLLITNGADNAIRVWIFDAPGGGGRLLRCRMGHSAPPTKIQHHGQNGQQILSAGQDGTLQSFSTVHERFSKSLGHGSINKKKSKKKGLKYDALKLPAITTFASETARQSDWDGIVACHRGYVTATSWNYQKTSMGAHKLEPERFGKNRALNVHATAVDITSCGNFVVVALSSGHIDVYNMQSGFHRGHYGQDKAHDGPVRGVAVDGLNQLTVSVGADKLLKVWKFKSKELVHSAVLSASPAASLLHRDSGMLAISLDDFTINILDMETRRVVRKFCGHRGQINDMTFSPDGRWLITAAMDCTIRTWDLPTGCLVDCFLVDAAVISVTMSPTGDFLASSHVDSLGIYLWSNNTLCSMVSLRPLPSDYEPTVVTLPGSCPVEDDEDDEEDSPSEEMIEYISPEQLDERLVTLSLLPDSRWKNLLHLDIIKKRNKPKQPPKVAKAAPFFIPTVAGLVPQFAVSEGNSAEDQSKVVNFGVLAQKSSFYVKLEEACISNDYAAPVQLLKEMGPSAIDSELRGLAPDVGGAVEVMQSFLRMVGSMLDSKRDFDLAQAYLALFLKLHLRMISQEPELMGEAWKVSERLKETWTNMQTMFNQSLCLLAYTKSALL, encoded by the exons ATGTCTGCTGGTTATAAGAAAGGTAGTGCTATATTTTCTGGATTCAGGGCTCTAGGACTTTATTCAAACCATCTTTCACACGTGGTACGATACCATAAGAAACATCAAGAGTTCTACGTTGTAACGGCAGTGGGGAAATGCTTCCATACATACAAT GTCAAGAAACTTGGGATTGTGGCTGTCA gcaATGCGCTTCCTGAAGACATTGCTTACTTGGCTGCAGATCGAATGCTGGTCTTTGTTGCACATGGAGCTAGGGTAACTGCATTTGCAAAGAATAAAGAG GCTGTGCACACGTACGTTGGTCATGAAGCAGACGTTCATCTGTTGCTGCCATTTGGGGATCATGTGATCTCAGTGGACCGGGACAACACAGTCATCATTTGGGATGTTGACTCTGAAG AGGAATACCTGCAGAttacatttgacaaaacaacatttgaaGTGTCTGCCATAATGCACCCAAGCACCTACCTCAACAAAATCCTCCTGGGTAGCAGCCAAGGAGGGCTTCAGCTGTGGAACATCAAGTCAAA taaactCTTATACAGCTTCAGTGGATGGGGATCTGGTGTAACTGCACTGCAACAG ACCCCAGCTGTGGATGTGGTTGGCGTGGGATTGACATCTGGTCACATCATCATACACAATATCAAGTATGATGAGTCACTGATGAAATTCCAGCAAGACTGGGGGCCCGTCACTGCTATATCTTTCCGAACAG ACGGACATCCGATTATGGCTGTCGGCAGCCCTCTTGGGCACATTGGACTGTGGGACCTGGAAGACAAGAAGCTGATTGGTCAGATGAGAGATGCCCACAGCACAGCCATTGCTGGTCTGACTTTCTTACACTCCGAGCCTCTCCTCATCACCAATGGGGCTGACAACGCCATTCGG GTGTGGATATTCGATGCTCCAGGCGGTGGTGGGCGTTTGCTTCGGTGCCGAATGGGACATAGTGCCCCACCCACAAAAATTCAACACCACGGACAGAACGGACAGCAGATTCTCAGTGCAG GCCAAGATGGAACATTACAGTCTTTCTCCACTGTTCATGAGAGGTTCAGTAAGAGCTTGGGACACG GTTCAATAAACAAGAAGAAGTCCAAAAAGAAGGGGTTAAAGTACGATGCATTGAAACTTCCTGCTATTACCACCTTTGCATCAG AAACTGCCCGTCAGAGTGACTGGGATGGCATCGTTGCCTGTCACCGTGGTTACGTCACTGCCACCTCTTGGAACTATCAGAAGACCTCCATGGGTGCCCACAAGCTGGAGCCAGAACGATTCGGAAAGAACCGTGCACTCAACGTCCACGCAACG GCTGTGGATATCACATCGTGTGGGAATTTCGTGGTGGTTGCGCTCTCATCTGGACACATTGATGTGTACAACATGCAGTCTGGCTTCCACAGAGGTCACTATGGTCAGGACAAAG CCCACGACGGGCCAGTGCGTGGTGTAGCCGTGGACGGACTCAACCAGCTGACTGTAAGCGTTGGCGCCGACAAGCTGCTGAAGGTGTGGAAGTTTAAATCCAAGGAGCTGGTTCACTCGGCTGTTCTGAGCGCCTCTCCCGCAGCCAGCCTCCTGCATCGGGACAG TGGTATGCTGGCCATCTCTTTGGATGACTTTACGATCAACATCTTGGACATGGAGACGAGGAGGGTTGTTCGAAAGTTTTGTGGTCATCGGGGCCAGATCAATGACATG ACTTTCAGCCCTGATGGCCGCTGGTTGATAACTGCCGCTATGGACTGCACCATTAGGACTTGGGACCTCCCCACTGGCTG CCTGGTGGACTGCTTCTTGGTAGATGCTGCAGTCATCAGTGTCACCATGTCTCCCACTGGGGATTTTCTGGCCTCCTCGCATGTAGACAGTCTCGGAATATACTTATG GTCCAACAACACGCTGTGCTCCATGGTGTCTCTCCGGCCCCTGCCATCTGACTACGAGCCCACGGTGGTTACGCTGCCAGGTTCCTGCCCTGTAGAAG atgatgaagatgatgaggaGGACTCGCCCAGCGAAGAGATGATCGAATACATATCTCCAGAACAGCTTGATGAACGTTTGGTGACACTGTCTCTACTGCCTGACTCCAGATGGAAGAACCTGCTCCACCTGGACATCATCAAg AAACGGAATAAGCCGAAGCAGCCCCCCAAAGTGGCCAAGGCCGCCCCCTTTTTCATCCCCACAGTGGCCGGTCTGGTGCCACAGTTTGCCGTCTCCGAGGGTAACAGTGCGGAAGACCAG TCGAAAGTTGTGAATTTTGGAGTGCTGGCACAAAAATCAAGTTTCTATGTCAAGCTTGAGGAGGCGTGTATCAGCAACGACT ACGCAGCCCCCGTGCAGCTGCTGAAGGAGATGGGCCCCTCGGCCATTGACTCAGAGCTGCGGGGCCTGGCTCctgatgtgggcggggctgtggaaGTAATGCAGAGCTTCCTGAGGATGGTGGGCAGCATGCTGGACTCTAAGCGGGACTTTGATCTGGCGCAGGCCTACCTGGCTCTCTTCCTCAAG CTGCACCTGCGGATGATCTCCCAGGAACCAGAGCTCATGGGAGAGGCGTGGAAAGTGTCTGAGAGGCTGAAGGAGACGTGGACCAACATGCAGACGATGTTCAATCAGAGCTTGTGCTTGCTGGCGTACACAAAAAGTGCATTATTATGA